A window of Populus trichocarpa isolate Nisqually-1 chromosome 17, P.trichocarpa_v4.1, whole genome shotgun sequence genomic DNA:
ATGACATCTTTGATGGAAAggcaagagaagaagagaaaggaagcCAACAAGCAGGTATCCCCATAAgattttcatttcatcatcatatttttagttttcttgctagcttttattattattatgaagacgatatatatatgtaggtgcttttattaaggataaatcaatATTCTTCAGTTGCCAAGACCATGGATCGTTGCAAACTTAATTGAATAGATCACAGACCAAAACATTAACTCATTACAGAAATagccaaaaaaagagaaacctcTAGTTCATGTCTTTAATTAAAGTAGCACACAAGTgacacaaacaaaacaacacgatattatataaatagcaagcacatgaaacataaaattaaagtagCACACAAGTgacaaacaaaacataaaatctgTTGTCAGGTCCAGTGCCAGAATTTGTTAAAGCAAATTCTACATGTGGTGTTTTTTGCCCAATTGGTGGTTTTTATTCATCCACAAATGTGAATTATGCAAACAACCCTGGCCTATGTGGAGGGCCTTTAGATCCTTGCAAAGGGCATAGCAAcgaattttattcttctttcagAACTGGGTTTGCAGCTGGTTATACGGTTTTTTCCGTTTCAGTCATTGTTGGTTTTGTGTCGTGCTGTATGCCAGGGGTGCAtgtcaaaaaaagaaataagaagattACGATACAAACGATGGTAATGCTGATTTTGAGGAAGAACAGGAAGGAAGCTGATAATTTAAGTGCTTCGCCATCGGTTGAGAACATACATGGAGGAGGCAAAGAGGTACTGACTATATGATGAAGTGCATGTCAACTTTGAGTggtttgcttttgaaattgattgcaggactttttgcttttctttttgtccTGTTATTAGACATTTCTAATTATCTCTTATGAGTTTTGAGGTAACTATTCATCTGCAGTTACATGATGTCTTAATTTACAGATAGTCCTAAATTCTTTAACCTGCTTCAATTTCAAGGGAAATACTTGTGTTTCTTCAACAATTAGTGAGTAATGGATTGGGAATCTCTGTCCTCAGATTTCTATGTTGGAGAAGAAGGTTCCTAGAATGAGCTATACAGATCTTAAAGATGCAACAAATAATTTCAGCGAAAACAATGTCATCGGGCAGGGGAAGATTGGGATGCTGTAAAAAGCAGCGTTGCCTAGTGGTTATCTCTTTGCAGTGAAGAAATTACACAACTGTCGAATCCTCGAGGAGCAATTCGTGTTAGAATTGAAGACACTTGGTTCATCGAGGCATGTCAACATACCTCAACTTTTGGGATTTTCAATGACATCAAAACATTGGCTTCTGGTTTACAAATACATGCCAAATGGTAACCTTTATGATTGGCTACATCCAATGGAAGGCCAGGCAAAGATTATGGAATGGACTGTGAGGTTTAAAGTTGCAATCGGGTTAGCAAGAGGGTTGGCATGGCTTCATCAGGACTGCAGTAGTACTATCCGAGTTTTCCATCTTAACATAAGCTCAAAGTGCATCTTACTTGATCAGGATTTCGAGCCAAAGTTGTCGAATTTTGGGGAGGCGATAATCGTAAATCCAACTAACACTTCCTCTGTGAATGGTGACTTTTGGGATACAGCATTTGCTAAGGAAGATGTGTATGGATTTGGAGTTGTGCTCCTTGAGCTGATTACGGGGGTGGATTCTAGCAGAATGACTGATTCCTCGAACAGTCTTCTTAATGAATGGATTAGTCATCTTTTGACTAGTTCTAAGATTTATGATGCCATTGATAAGTCTCTGGTTGGGCAAGGATTTGATGATGAGATATTTCAGCTGCTTAAAGTTGCATGCCAATGTGTTGATTCCATTCCAGATCGAAGACCAACAATGCATCAAGTGTACAAAGACATAAGAGCAATGAGGGAGAGATGTCGCCAAATTGATGATTCAGAGATTCTAGTGCAGCAGCATGAAATTTACCCTCCCAGCTCAAAGGGCAAATCTGTTGAGATTGAAATGGCATAGAGTCAATGGAAACAGgaaaaaaaggacaaatttAGGCAACTCTATCATGTTTTGGTATAATAAACAAGTATGTAAGAAGCAATGGTGCTGTTTGAGAACAAGCTTCAACTATCTATCCAAATTCAAGGTACTGCAAAAGTAACTACAAATATTTCAAACTAATCTCTTTTCTGGGGACTTGAAAAAAACCTCAGGATACAGCTTAAAGTTTTGTATACAACTACGTCCAAATTGTCCCGAAAGTCTTGAATATTTTCTATTGCTTTGGACTACATATTGTGCATTCAATTGACTCTTCAACAAGGGCATATTGCAACCTTGTAGACCATCAGCAACATTTTTCAACCATTTtgtttaacaacaaattaatttaagaacGTTAGCAAAAAGCATGGCTAGTGATCATAGAGTTGGTGGTGAGGAAGTGATGAGCAAGAAGCAATTGATTCTCAAGGACTATGTGAGTGGCTTTCCCAAAGAATCAAACCCGTACGTACGTGACGACAAGTAGCTAGCATCAAACTAGATGCACCAGAAGAAGAAAGTGGAAAAGATGCTGCGGTGGTTTACAATCTCTGCTTGTCTTGTGATCCTTTCATGCGCGGAGGCATGCAGAAAGATCTACCACCTGCTAAACAACCTCATGTTTTGAGTTCCAGCCAGCGCTGGAACTTCAGTACCGATCTGTTGATCAGCAAGGTTCCTAagaatttggatttgttttcgAAGAAGAAAACAAGTAGCAAACGACAAGCACAAGCAACACTAGCCAATATTTTCTCTACAAGTAAAGTAGTGAAGGTTTCCCAGGAGTGATCCCTCTCCCATTGCATATCTTCTGGGCAATGCC
This region includes:
- the LOC18106390 gene encoding probably inactive leucine-rich repeat receptor-like protein kinase At5g48380, which encodes MTSKHWLLVYKYMPNGNLYDWLHPMEGQAKIMEWTVRFKVAIGLARGLAWLHQDCSSTIRVFHLNISSKCILLDQDFEPKLSNFGEAIIVNPTNTSSVNGDFWDTAFAKEDVYGFGVVLLELITGVDSSRMTDSSNSLLNEWISHLLTSSKIYDAIDKSLVGQGFDDEIFQLLKVACQCVDSIPDRRPTMHQVYKDIRAMRERCRQIDDSEILVQQHEIYPPSSKGKSVEIEMA